One part of the Mesomycoplasma conjunctivae genome encodes these proteins:
- the rpmE gene encoding 50S ribosomal protein L31 yields the protein MKKDLHPESRELQVSCSTCNKEFNFKTTIDKFSIDVCSGCHPQFTGDRSLARTTGRIERFNRMAAKAKKNKQ from the coding sequence ATGAAAAAAGATTTACACCCAGAAAGTAGAGAATTACAAGTTAGTTGCTCAACTTGTAACAAAGAATTTAACTTCAAAACTACTATTGATAAATTCTCTATAGACGTTTGTTCAGGTTGCCACCCTCAATTTACTGGTGATCGTTCATTAGCTAGAACCACCGGTAGAATTGAAAGATTTAACCGTATGGCTGCAAAAGCTAAGAAAAATAAACAATAA